TCCGTCCGAACGCTTACCAACTAGAAATCTCTCTGAACAATCTCTTACTGCAATTGTTGAATTTTCCACCCTAACTGTTCGTCTTTCTTGGCACTTTTCTGAGTAGACTTGTCGCGTATACCAAGGAGACGAATGGTGTCACGTGACGTTTTCATAGATCAACCCCAAGCGTTCGACGGACCAGTCGTGGAAGCAGCCAGTTTTTTAGGCCGCGTTCAGCGATATCTGGACATGGCCCAGTTCCGGGACGTCGCTGTCGATTTGGCCGACGGCCGCCTGTTTATTCTGTCTGAAAGCCGGTTTGAGGACTTGATCGTTTATGGGCAGCATCCGCTTGCCTGGCTCATCGATATCAGCAGCTACCCGACCCACTCGACGCGATTTGGCACATCGATCGAAGATCTTGAAAACCTCATCAGCCATTGGTGCGGCTCGATCATTGATCAGACTGGACGGCCGCATATCGTACTTGACGCGTGGATGTACGATCAGTTCCGGCAAAAACAAACTATAATGCTTGCCTCCGCCCAAAAGTCGGCTCTAAAGGCCTGGTCTGGTGCGGACCGGTCACCACAGGTTCCAAAACCCGATAGGACTTCGACACTCATTTGCCTTGAAACTTTTCGCAAGACAGGCCTCCGCAGACCGCCAACCCTGCCAAGGGATGATCCCCGGTTTGAATTGCCATAGGCGCCGGTCGACAGTCAGGCCTGCCGGTCGTTTCCAGCCCGACCCCGCCCAGGAATGCGCCACACTGCACAATTCATAGTCAGATTGACCTTGCCGAGCCTCGTATACACACCTGAGCCGTCTGTAATTCTGGCATTGTTCTTGCGTAACCATCAATCATGCAATCCTATGAACACTGGAGATGATCTCATGGCCGTAGAAGACAGCACAGGTGAAGCATTAAACCCAACGCTTTGCTTGGCAATGACTGCGAATGAACTGGAAACGGAGCAAAAGCCGTCGCCACGTCAACTTCCGAAAACCGTCTGCAATCCCACAATGGCACTTGCGATCTATGCGAGCCTTTATAACGAAGCGGACGCATCCGGCGAGCGTGCTGGACGCTAAACAGCCCATGCAACGGGTAGTTCAGCAGCGTAACCACAAATAGATGGTTTTCGCGAATTAGCGGCAGCCATACAGCGTTCGCCTTAAAAAGGTGTCAGGCGGTCGTCAATTCTCGCTTTGAACTCTATATAAGCGTAAGTGTGTCCACGGTTCACTCTGTTTAATTTCGGGCTGATGTCTGAGGCGCGGAGACCGATCCGTCTATACAGACACCCAAAAAGCTTTGGATGAGCCGCAGGTCTTTTTTGTCCCGTGGAATAACGACACAGTCCCGGTACTCTTCCGGCATTTCATGCACCGGAATGGCTACCAAATTGTCTGATGGATAGAGGCTGTTTTCCAGAAGTAATCCGACACCAAGACCATGCAACAAAGCTTCCTTGACCATGGGAAAAGTCGTGGTTTTTAGAATGCGCTGGAAGGTGAGATCGTGTTTCTTGATCTTTCGATTTACAACCCGCTGGGTCAGAGACCCGTCCTCGGGCAAGACAAGTGTTTCCGTTTGAAGGTCGACAAGCGAAAGGACTGGCTCTTTCGCCAGCCGGTGGTCAGCCCGCATATGTACCATGTATTTGGATCGCCGGAGCTCATGTGTCACGAGCGCCGGATTTTCCTGAGGTTCGGTGACAATCGCCATATCCACCTGACGTTCGTTCAAGAGCGTCATGGCCGTGGTCCAGTCATAGAGCGTGAAATCGATCTGAACCTTGGGATAGAGCTCTCCATACCGCGCAATGATGGGCATCGCAGGCCGGGGTGCGTTGGCAATCAGTCGAATACTGCCGTCCGTTAGAGCGTTGTAGTCGTTCACTTTTTCCGTGACCAACTGGTCCAGCGTCGCCAATCGGTCAGTAATTGAAAACAGCTCTATGCCTGCTCGCGTCAGCTCCAATCCTTCCCGCCGGCGAATGAAGAGCTGGGTCCCCATCAGGTTTTCCAGTTTGGCCACATGCTGGGTTACAGACGACTGCGTCACATTCAGTGTCTGCGCAGCGCGGGAGAAACTGCGCTCCCGCGCCACATAGGTAAAAGCCTTGATTTGGTAGGGACTGGGCGAAGCGTTCATGACAGTTCCATGTTGTCTGCATGAAAAACACTAGCGGCCATTAGCGACGCTAATATTACGTCACAGATGGTTCAATCACGCTCGCTACGGTGATCGCAACAAGAGGGGCGATCATATGGCGGCCATTTCCATCAAGGCGATCGAAAAAAGTTTCGGCGAAACGCCAGTTCTTGAAGGGATCAATCTCGACATCGCGCCGGGAGAGTTCCTGACGCTTGTCGGGCCATCTGGATGCGGGAAGTCGACCTTGCTCCGGATTTTGGCCGGACTGGAGGCGCCAGGTTCTGGTGACGTTTTGATCGACGGCCGGAAAGTCAATCAGGTGCGCCCCGCTGACAGGAACCTCGCGATGGTCTTTCAGTCCTATGCGCTCTATCCGCATTTGACTGTCGGCCAGAACATGATGACGCCGTTGCGGCTCCGGGACTTGTCGTTTGCCGAACGGCTTCCTTTCGCCGGCCCGCTGCTCGCAAAGTCCAAGTACAAGGCTCTTTGGGCGCAGGTGGCCGAGACGGCGAAAATCTTGCAGATCGATCATCTTCTCGATCGCAAACCCGGCCAACTCTCAGGCGGTCAAAGACAACGTGCCGCCCTGGGCCGGGCGATGGTTCGCAAACCGGCCGGCTTCCTAATGGACGAACCTCTGTCCAATCTGGACGCGGCGCTGCGCATTCACATGCGCTCAGAACTCGCCGAACTTCATCGATCCCTTGCAACGACCTTCGTTTACGTCACGCACGACCAGGCCGAAGCATTGACGATGTCTGACCGGATGGCTGTGATGATGGACGGCAACATCCTTCAGCTCGGCACGCCGGACGAGATTTACAACAATCCGCAGGACATCCGGGTTGCTGAGTTTGTTGGAGCGCCGAAGATCAACCTCTTGCCTGGACATCTGGACAGCAATGGCCATGCCCGCTGCGGCGACGTTGTCTTGACGCGGGTCGCAGCCACCTCTTCAGACACAATTACAATCGGACTGCGCCCGGAACATTTGACACTGTGTAACGACACGGATCCGGAGGCTTTGAAAGGCCGGGTGGTTCACAAGGAAAACCTCGGCGCTGATATCTACCTGCACATAAGCATGAAAGACGGTGCGCATCGACTCGTCATCCGCGCGGCGCCCATAGATGGCGTTGCCGTGTCTATTGGCCAGGACGTTGCCTTCAAACGGCATCACGGTGCCGCCATGATTTTTGAAGCGGGCGGTAAACGGATCGGCCTTGATAACAACGCCGGCACCGCCGTTGCGGAGGTGGCGTGATGCCCCGCTCCAATGCGCATTATTGGTTCGTCGGGCCTGCCCTGTTCC
This window of the Roseibium alexandrii DFL-11 genome carries:
- a CDS encoding ABC transporter ATP-binding protein is translated as MAAISIKAIEKSFGETPVLEGINLDIAPGEFLTLVGPSGCGKSTLLRILAGLEAPGSGDVLIDGRKVNQVRPADRNLAMVFQSYALYPHLTVGQNMMTPLRLRDLSFAERLPFAGPLLAKSKYKALWAQVAETAKILQIDHLLDRKPGQLSGGQRQRAALGRAMVRKPAGFLMDEPLSNLDAALRIHMRSELAELHRSLATTFVYVTHDQAEALTMSDRMAVMMDGNILQLGTPDEIYNNPQDIRVAEFVGAPKINLLPGHLDSNGHARCGDVVLTRVAATSSDTITIGLRPEHLTLCNDTDPEALKGRVVHKENLGADIYLHISMKDGAHRLVIRAAPIDGVAVSIGQDVAFKRHHGAAMIFEAGGKRIGLDNNAGTAVAEVA
- a CDS encoding LysR family transcriptional regulator, with product MNASPSPYQIKAFTYVARERSFSRAAQTLNVTQSSVTQHVAKLENLMGTQLFIRRREGLELTRAGIELFSITDRLATLDQLVTEKVNDYNALTDGSIRLIANAPRPAMPIIARYGELYPKVQIDFTLYDWTTAMTLLNERQVDMAIVTEPQENPALVTHELRRSKYMVHMRADHRLAKEPVLSLVDLQTETLVLPEDGSLTQRVVNRKIKKHDLTFQRILKTTTFPMVKEALLHGLGVGLLLENSLYPSDNLVAIPVHEMPEEYRDCVVIPRDKKDLRLIQSFLGVCIDGSVSAPQTSARN